From Arcticibacter tournemirensis, one genomic window encodes:
- a CDS encoding cold-shock protein yields the protein MKTGKVKWFNAEKGYGFIVQEDGKEIFVHFKDIQGGVNALRDNDNVEFEVAEGRKGLQAVNVKKV from the coding sequence ATGAAAACTGGAAAAGTTAAATGGTTTAATGCTGAAAAAGGCTATGGTTTTATTGTACAGGAAGACGGTAAAGAGATCTTTGTACATTTTAAAGACATTCAGGGTGGCGTAAATGCTTTACGTGATAATGACAACGTAGAGTTTGAAGTTGCCGAAGGTCGTAAAGGCTTACAGGCTGTAAATGTGAAGAAAGTTTAA